One part of the Arabidopsis thaliana chromosome 4, partial sequence genome encodes these proteins:
- a CDS encoding cysteine-rich RECEPTOR-like kinase, putative (DUF26) (FUNCTIONS IN: kinase activity; INVOLVED IN: protein amino acid phosphorylation; LOCATED IN: endomembrane system; EXPRESSED IN: sperm cell, male gametophyte, pollen tube; EXPRESSED DURING: L mature pollen stage, M germinated pollen stage; CONTAINS InterPro DOMAIN/s: Protein kinase, ATP binding site (InterPro:IPR017441), Protein kinase, catalytic domain (InterPro:IPR000719), Protein of unknown function DUF26 (InterPro:IPR002902), Serine/threonine-protein kinase-like domain (InterPro:IPR017442), Protein kinase-like domain (InterPro:IPR011009), Serine/threonine-protein kinase, active site (InterPro:IPR008271); BEST Arabidopsis thaliana protein match is: cysteine-rich RLK (RECEPTOR-like protein kinase) 2 (TAIR:AT1G70520.1); Has 117021 Blast hits to 115588 proteins in 4482 species: Archae - 87; Bacteria - 12256; Metazoa - 43536; Fungi - 10005; Plants - 33534; Viruses - 536; Other Eukaryotes - 17067 (source: NCBI BLink).) codes for MASTLISSLAVVLPLTLLAPSMSMKISRIDVLGYICNNGTVSNEEAYRRSYQINLDAIRGDMRHVKFGTHEHGDPPERMYVLSQCVSDLSSDECSLCWSRATDLLSQCFPATGGWFHLDGCFVRADNYSFYQEPVSHQDTKICASDKEKSAEFKGLVKEVTKSIVEAAPYSRGFSVAKMGIRDLTVYGLGVCWRTLNDELCKLCLADGALSVTSCLPSKEGFALNAGCYLRYSNYTFYNERGLLAMSFTKENLTYIFVISMVGVLAIAAGFWCGKCFYMRTSPKKKIKGTKTKKFHLFGHLRIEKESESICTESHLMSFEYSTLKKATNNFNESCKLGVGGYGEVFKGTLSDGREIAIKRLHVSGKKPRDEIHNEIDVISRCQHKNLVRLLGCCFTNMNSFIVYEFLANTSLDHILFNPEKKKELDWKKRRTIILGTAEGLEYLHETCKIIHRDIKASNILLDLKYKPKISDFGLAKFYPEGGKDIPASSLSPSSIAGTLGYMAPEYISKGRLSNKIDAYSFGVLVLEITSGFRNNKFRSDNSLETLVTQVWKCFASNKMEEMIDKDMGEDTDKQEMKRVMQIGLLCTQESPQLRPTMSKVIQMVSSTDIVLPTPTKPPFLHDSM; via the exons ATGGCATCGACGTTAATCTCTTCTTTGGCCGTTGTCTTGCCGTTAACGTTACTAGCTCCGTCAATGTCCATGAAAATCTCTCGAATCGACGTCCTCGGATATATTTGTAACAACGGCACCGTCTCCAACGAGGAGGCTTACCGGAGATCATATCAGATTAACCTCGACGCGATCAGAGGTGATATGAGGCATGTCAAGTTTGGAACTCATGAACATGGAGATCCTCCGGAGAGAATGTACGTTTTGTCGCAGTGTGTTAGCGATCTCTCATCCGACGAATGTAGTTTATGTTGGTCACGTGCTACCGATCTCCTCTCTCAATGTTTCCCGGCCACCGGTGGTTGGTTTCACCTCGACGGTTGTTTCGTTAGAGCTGATAATTACAGCTTCTATCAAGAACCTGTTTCTCATCAGGACACCAAG ATATGTGCTAGTGATAAGGAGAAGTCTGCAGAATTCAAAGGTTTAGTAAAGGAAGTGACCAAATCCATTGTTGAGGCGGCTCCATATAGTCGAGGTTTCTCGGTGGCTAAAATGGGAATCCGGGATTTAACGGTTTACGGGTTGGGAGTATGCTGGCGAACGCTAAATGATGAGTTGTGCAAATTATGCTTAGCAGATGGAGCTTTATCGGTTACGAGCTGCTTACCATCCAAAGAAGGTTTTGCCTTGAATGCAGGATGCTACTTGCGTTACTCTAACTATACCTTCTATAATGAACGTGGATTGCTTGCTATGA GCTTCACTAAAGAAAACCTTAcgtatatatttgttatttccaTGGTGGGTGTGTTGGCTATTGCAGCTGGATTTTGGTGTGGAAAATGCTTCTATATGCGAACTagtccaaagaagaagattaaag GAACTAAGACTAAAAAGTTTCATTTGTTTGGACATCTAAGGATAGAGAAAGAGTCAGAGTCAATATGTACTGAGTCACACTTGATGAGCTTTGAGTATTCAACTCTTAAAAAAGCAACCAACAACTTCAATGAGAGTTGCAAGCTTGGTGTTGGTGGATATGGTGAAGTCTTCAag GGAACTCTGTCTGACGGTAGAGAAATTGCGATTAAACGACTACATGTATCAGGAAAGAAGCCACGGGATGAGATCCATAATGAAATAGATGTGATTAGTAGATGCCAACACAAGAACTTGGTTAGGCTCTTAGGTTGCTGCTTCACTAACATGAATAGTTTCATTGTTTATGAGTTCCTCGCCAATACAAGCCTTGATCATATCTTGTTTA acccggagaagaagaaagagcttGACTGGAAGAAGAGGCGAACCATAATCTTAGGAACAGCTGAAGGGTTAGAGTATCTTCACGAAACGTGCAAGATCATTCACAGAGATATCAAAGCAAGCAACATTCTGTTAGACTTAAAGTACAAACCTAAAATATCAGATTTTGGATTAGCCAAGTTTTATCCAGAAGGTGGCAAAGACATCcctgcttcttctctttctccttcttcaattGCGGGCACTCT AGGATATATGGCTCCTGAATACATTAGCAAGGGAAGACTAAGCAATAAAATCGATGCTTATAGCTTCGGAGTTCTTGTTCTCGAAATAACCAGCGGTTTTCGAAACAATAAGTTCCGGTCTGATAACTCCCTTGAAACCTTAGTTACTCAA GTTTGGAAATGTTTTGCTTCAAACAAGATGGAAGAGATGATAGACAAAGATATGGGAGAAGATACAGATAAGCAAGAAATGAAGAGAGTGATGCAGATCGGTTTGTTGTGCACACAAGAGTCTCCACAACTTCGTCCAACAATGTCTAAGGTTATACAAATGGTTAGTTCCACAGATATTGTATTGCCCACTCCTACTAAACCACCTTTCCTTCATGATTCCATGTAA
- the PSB28 gene encoding photosystem II reaction center PSB28 protein (photosystem II reaction center PSB28 protein (PSB28); FUNCTIONS IN: molecular_function unknown; INVOLVED IN: photosynthesis; LOCATED IN: chloroplast thylakoid membrane, photosystem II reaction center; EXPRESSED IN: 22 plant structures; EXPRESSED DURING: 13 growth stages; CONTAINS InterPro DOMAIN/s: Photosystem II protein Psb28, class 1 (InterPro:IPR005610).) produces the protein MACVRSIGSLTSVNHSQRNVPRSGTRKNPNFALLIRRIGIVLSSCSVLPIKSSSFTGSPVSLPRAQPSSRTALRPMKPVSITMMVKPALQFIQGTDEMTIPDVKLTRSRDGSNGMALFSFDQPSVFDSSGEVGEITGLYMIDEEGVIQSTDVNARFVNGKPEGIVAKHIMRSPKEWDRFMRFMERYSDQNGLQFVKKQ, from the exons ATGGCTTGTGTTCGGTCGATTGGTTCTTTAACTTCTGTCAACCATTCTCAACGAAATGTTCCTCGCTCAGGTACGcgaaaaaaccctaatttcgcACTTTTGATTCGTCGAATTG GCATTGTCTTATCTTCATGCTCTGTTCTTCCCATCAAAAGCTCATCTTTCACTGGATCCCCTGTTTCTCTCCCGCGGGCTCAACCATCATCCCGAACAGCTCTAAGACCGATGAAACCCGTCTCTATCACGATGATGGTAAAGCCGGCGCTCCAATTCATCCAAGGGACGGATGAGATGACAATCCCTGATGTTAAGCTGACTCGATCAAGAGACGGAAGCAACGGAATGGCACTGTTCTCTTTCGACCAACCATCCGTTTTCGACTCGAGCGGTGAAGTCGGAGAGATTACAGGATTGTACATGATTGATGAGGAAGGTGTGATTCAGTCGACGGATGTGAACGCGAGATTCGTGAATGGGAAACCGGAAGGGATTGTGGCGAAGCACATAATGCGATCGCCGAAAGAATGGGACAGGTTCATGAGGTTTATGGAGCGATACTCGGACCAGAATGGCTTGCAGTTTGTTAAGAAGCAATGA
- the PSB28 gene encoding photosystem II reaction center PSB28 protein (photosystem II reaction center PSB28 protein (PSB28); FUNCTIONS IN: molecular_function unknown; INVOLVED IN: photosynthesis; LOCATED IN: thylakoid, chloroplast thylakoid membrane, photosystem II reaction center, chloroplast, chloroplast stroma; EXPRESSED IN: 22 plant structures; EXPRESSED DURING: 13 growth stages; CONTAINS InterPro DOMAIN/s: Photosystem II protein Psb28, class 1 (InterPro:IPR005610); Has 30201 Blast hits to 17322 proteins in 780 species: Archae - 12; Bacteria - 1396; Metazoa - 17338; Fungi - 3422; Plants - 5037; Viruses - 0; Other Eukaryotes - 2996 (source: NCBI BLink).) — translation MACVRSIGSLTSVNHSQRNVPRSGIVLSSCSVLPIKSSSFTGSPVSLPRAQPSSRTALRPMKPVSITMMVKPALQFIQGTDEMTIPDVKLTRSRDGSNGMALFSFDQPSVFDSSGEVGEITGLYMIDEEGVIQSTDVNARFVNGKPEGIVAKHIMRSPKEWDRFMRFMERYSDQNGLQFVKKQ, via the exons ATGGCTTGTGTTCGGTCGATTGGTTCTTTAACTTCTGTCAACCATTCTCAACGAAATGTTCCTCGCTCAG GCATTGTCTTATCTTCATGCTCTGTTCTTCCCATCAAAAGCTCATCTTTCACTGGATCCCCTGTTTCTCTCCCGCGGGCTCAACCATCATCCCGAACAGCTCTAAGACCGATGAAACCCGTCTCTATCACGATGATGGTAAAGCCGGCGCTCCAATTCATCCAAGGGACGGATGAGATGACAATCCCTGATGTTAAGCTGACTCGATCAAGAGACGGAAGCAACGGAATGGCACTGTTCTCTTTCGACCAACCATCCGTTTTCGACTCGAGCGGTGAAGTCGGAGAGATTACAGGATTGTACATGATTGATGAGGAAGGTGTGATTCAGTCGACGGATGTGAACGCGAGATTCGTGAATGGGAAACCGGAAGGGATTGTGGCGAAGCACATAATGCGATCGCCGAAAGAATGGGACAGGTTCATGAGGTTTATGGAGCGATACTCGGACCAGAATGGCTTGCAGTTTGTTAAGAAGCAATGA